Proteins encoded in a region of the Excalfactoria chinensis isolate bCotChi1 chromosome 16, bCotChi1.hap2, whole genome shotgun sequence genome:
- the MYO1H gene encoding unconventional myosin-Ih, with translation MEEVRKEEVEDNTDIIMEGALIARDRVGVQDFVLLDSHTSEAAFLNNLRKRYQENLIYTYIGTLLVSVNPYKELDIYTVTQMQLYRGVNFFELPPHLYAIADNAYRVMCSEYNNHFILISGESGAGKTEASKKILQYYAVTCPTTEQLQVVRDRLLLSNPVLEAFGNAKTLRNDNSSRFGKYMDIQFDFKGAPVGGHILSYLIEKSRVVHQNHGERNFHIFYQLLEGGEKDLLSWLGLERNPQKYAYLVQGRCAKVFSINDKNDWKIVRKAFSIIDFTEKDLEHLFGIVASVLHLGNIQFEEDSNGHAIIRNGTQIKWISKLLGVHLSILQEALTHRKIEARSEEVLSPLNVDLAFYARDAVAKAIYGRTFTWLVNKINGSLANKDSTRKTVIGLLDIYGFEVLDTNSFEQFCINYCNEKLQQLLIEMTLKAEQEEYEMEGIEWEPIPYFNNKIICDLVEQKHKGIISILDEECLRPGEATDLSFLEKLEEKVGDHAHFVTRKLADQKTRKSIDWVDFRLLHYAGEVTYCAVGFLEKNNDLLYRNLKEVLCNSKNGIVRDCFLLSELDSRRRPETVATQFKNSLMSLIEILMSKEPSYVRCIKPNDNKEPGKFDDCLIRHQVKYLGLMEHLRVRRAGFAYRRKYEHFLQRYKSLCPATWPHWHGPAAEGVERLIKHIGYKPEEYKLGRTKIFIRFPKTLFATEDAFEIRKHLLVSRLQAKYKGRLGKRDYQKKRKAAIKLEACWRGVLARKEAKKRTWAVQIIRKFIKGFINRKKPLCPENIEFVRLVQYKYLMKLRDHIPKNVLDKSWLQPPSILEEISEMLQKICIRNLVRKYCRGVTPERKVQLQQKAVTSAIFRGKKEGYQQSINLPFADTRLKETDINPKVLQLIQGEKVKYATPVVKYDRNGFKARDRLLVLTQSSAYVVEMAKIKQKIDYATLKGISTSNLGDGIVVIHVPEDNKQKGDVILQCEHIFETVTKLCMLANKQNLVKVVKGSLRFRIGSGKEGTMVFTVGPEPHVFKAKDGQLTVVSNQAKS, from the exons AAGGAAGAGGTGGAAGATAACACTGACATCATCATGGAGGGGGCTCTGATAGCCCGGGACAGAGTTGGGGTGCAGGACTTTGTGCTTCTGGACTCCCACACCAGTGAGGCTGCTTTCCTGAACAACCTCCGCAAGCGATACCAAGAAAACCTCATCTAT ACATACATTGGCACTCTTCTTGTATCTGTCAACCCTTACAAAGAACTGGATATCTACACAGTGACCCAGATGCAGCTTTACCGAGGGGTGAACTTCTTTGAACTGCCACCACATCT ATATGCCATAGCTGACAATGCCTACCGGGTGATGTGCAGTGAGTACAACAACCATTTCATCCTCATCTCTGGGGAGAGTGGAGCTGGAAAGACAGAGGCTTCCAAGAAGATCTTGCAGTACTATGCAGTCACTTGTCCGACTACGGAGCAGCTGCAGGTTGTCCGTGATCGTCTGCTGCTGTCAAACCCTGTTCTGGAG GCTTTTGGAAATGCAAAAACTCTGCGAAATGACAACTCAAGTAGATTTGGGAAATATATGGACATCCAATTTGACTTTAAG GGAGCTCCAGTGGGAGGGCACATCCTCAGTTACCTGATTGAGAAATCCCGTGTTGTCCATCAAAACCACGGAGAGAGGAACTTCCACATCTTCTACCAGTTACTCGAGGGTGGAGAGAAGGATCTGCTCAGCTGGCTTGGGCTGGAGCGCAACCCTCAGAAGTATGCTTATCTTGTTCAG GGTCGATGTGCCAAAGTGTTCTCTATTAATGACAAGAATGACTGGAAAATAGTTCGCAAAGCTTTTTCTATCATCGACTTCACTGAAAAGGATTTAGAG CATCTCTTTGGAATAGTTGCTAGTGTCCTGCACCTTGGGAACATTCAGTTTGAAGAAGATAGCAATGGACATGCCATCATTCGCAACGGCACTCAGATCAAGTGGATTTCAAAG CTCCTGGGTGTTCACTTGTCCATTCTGCAGGAAGCCCTCACCCATCGGAAGATTGAAGCCCGCTCTGAAGAG GTCTTAAGCCCATTGAATGTTGATCTGGCATTCTATGCTCGGGATGCTGTAGCAAAGGCAATTTATGGACGGACTTTCACTTGGCTGGTCAACAAAATTAATGGCTCTTTAGCCAACAAG GATTCAACTCGCAAGACTGTCATTGGCCTGCTGGATATCTATGGCTTTGAAGTGCTGGACACAAACAG CTTTGAGCAGTTCTGCATCAATTACTGCAATGAGAAACTCCAGCAACTGTTGATTGAGATGACTTTaaaggcagagcaggaggagtACGAAATGGAAGGAATAGAG TGGGAACCAATTCCGTATTTTAACAACAAGATCATCTGTGACTTGGTTGAGCAGAAGCATAAAGGAATAATTTCCATTCTG GATGAAGAGTGCCTGCGACCTGGTGAAGCAACTGACTTGAGCTTCTTGGAAAAGCTGGAAGAGAAAGTAGGAGACCATGCCCACTTCGTGAC TCGCAAGCTTGCAGATCAGAAGACAAGGAAATCCATTGACTGGGTGGATTTCCGCCTCCTTCACTACGCAGGGGAAGTCACATACTGTGCAGTTG gatTTCTGGAGAAGAACAATGATCTCTTGTACAGAAACCTGAAAGAG GTGCTGTGCAACTCTAAAAATGGGATCGTTAGAGACTGCTTTTTACTGTCAGAACTGGACAGCAGGAGGAGGCCAGAGACT GTTGCAACCCAGTTCAAAAACAGCCTAATGAGTCTAATAGAAATCCTGATGTCCAAGGAGCCTTCATATGTCCGATGCATTAAACCAAATGACAACAAGGAGCCTG GAAAGTTTGATGATTGCCTGATCCGGCATCAGGTGAAATACCTGGGGCTGATGGAGCACCTGCGTGTGAGACGGGCTGGCTTTGCATATAGGCGGAAGTATGAGCACTTCTTGCAaag ATATAAATCCCTGTGTCCTGCTACCTGGCCACACTGGCATGGGCCTGCAGCTGAAGGTGTGGAGAGGCTTATCAAGCACATAGGTTATAAGCCTGAGGAATACAAACTGGGAAG AACCAAAATATTCATTCGTTTCCCAAAGACTCTGTTTGCTACTGAAGATGCATTTGAAATAAGAAAGCACCTCTTAG TTTCAAGACTACAAGCCAAATATAAAGGACGCCTTGGGAAGAGAGACTaccagaagaagagaaaagcag CTATCAAGCTGGAGGCTTGTTGGCGAGGAGTGCTGGCACGGAAGGAGGCCAAGAAGAGGACATGGGCTGTTCAGATCATCAGGAA ATTCATAAAGGGTTTCATCAATCGGAAGAAACCTCTGTGCCCAGAGAACATTGAATTCGTGAGGCTTGTGCAGTACAAATACCTGATGAAGCTCAGAGACCATATCCCCAAGAACGTCTTAGACAAGAGCTGGCTCCAACCTCCTTCCATCCTGGAAGAG ATATCTGAGATGCTACAGAAAATCTGTATCAGGAACCTAGTACGGAAATACTGCCGAGGTGTCACTCCTGAGAGGAAAGTGCAG TTACAGCAAAAAGCTGTCACAAGTGccattttcagaggaaaaaaggagggcTACCAGCAGAGCATAAACCTGCCCTTTGCTGACACGCGGCTGA AAGAGACTGATATAAACCCcaaagtgctgcagctcatccAGGGCGAGAAGGTGAAG TATGCAACCCCTGTGGTCAAATATGACAGGAATGGCTTCAAAGCACGGGATCGCCTGCTGGTTCTGACCCAGTCCTCAGCGTATGTGGTGGAAATGGCCAAGATCAAGCAGAAAATAGACTACGCCACTTTAAAAG gTATTTCTACCAGTAACCTGGGTGATGGGATCGTGGTCATTCATGTTCCTGAGGACAACAAACAGAAG GGAGATGTGATTCTTCAGTGTGAGCATATCTTTGAGACGGTCACTAAGCTCTGCATGCTGGCCAACAAGCAGAACCTCGTTAAAGTTGTGAAGGGAAg CCTTCGGTTTCGCATTGGCTCTGGGAAGGAAGGGACAATGGTGTTCACTGTTGGGCCGGAGCCCCATGTCTTTAAAGCCAAAGATGGACAGCTTACAGTG GTGTCAAACCAGGCAAAGTCTTGA
- the KCTD10 gene encoding BTB/POZ domain-containing adapter for CUL3-mediated RhoA degradation protein 3 isoform X2, giving the protein MEEMSGESVVSSAVPAAATRTTSFKGTSPSSKYVKLNIGGALYYTTMQTLTKQDTMLKAMFSGRMEVLTDSEGWILIDRCGKHFGTILNYLRDGAVPLPESRREIEELLAEAKYYLVQGLVDECQAALQNKDAYEPFCKVPVITSSKEEQKLIATSNKPAVKLLYNRSNNKYSYTSNSDDNMLKNIELFDKLSLRFNGRVLFIKDVIGDEICCWSFYGQGRKIAEVCCTSIVYATEKKQTKVEFPEARIYEETLNILLYESQDGRGPDNALLEATGGAAGRSHHLEEDEERERIERVRRIHIKRPDDRAHLHQ; this is encoded by the exons ATG GAAGAGATGTCGGGAGAAAGTGTGGTGAGCTCAGCAGTGCCGGCAGCTGCCACCCGCACCACGTCCTTCAAAGGAACGAGCCCGAGCTCCAAGTATGTCAAGCTGAACATCGGCGGGGCTCTGTACTACACCACCATGCAGACGCTGACCAAGCAGGACACCATGCTCAAGGCCATGTTCAGCGGGAGAATGGAGGTTCTGACAGACAGCGAAG gctggatCCTGATTGACCGCTGTGGGAAACATTTTGGGACAATCCTGAACTATCTGCGTGACGGTGCTGTGCCGCTCCCCGAGAGCCGCAGAGAGATAGAAGAGCTCTTGGCTGAAGCCAAGTACTACCTGGTGCAGGGGCTGGTAGACGAGTGCCAGGCAGCCTTGCAG AACAAAGATGCATATGAACCATTCTGCAAGGTACCAGTCATCACATCTTCCAAGGAAGAGCAAAAACTTATAGCCACTTCTAACAAG cCAGCAGTGAAGTTGCTATACAACAGAAGCAACAACAAATATTCCTATACCAG CAACTCTGACGACAACATGCTGAAAAACATCGAGCTATTTGATAAGCTGTCCTTGAGGTTTAATGGGAGAGTGCTCTTTATAAAAGATGTGATTGGAGACGAGATCTGCTGCTGGTCTTTCTACGGGCAGGGACGGAAGATTGCTGAAGTCTGTTGCACTTCCATTGTTTATGCTactgagaaaaaacagacaaag GTGGAGTTCCCAGAAGCCCGCATTTATGAGGAGACGCTGAACATTCTGCTGTACGAGTCTCAGGATGGCAGGGGACCCGACAACGCGCTCCTGGAAGCCACAGGAGGGGCAGCTGGCCGCTCCCATCACctggaggaagatgaggagCGAGAGCGCATCGAACGCGTGCGAAGGATCCACATTAAACGTCCGGATGACAGAGCCCATCTGCACCAGTGA
- the KCTD10 gene encoding BTB/POZ domain-containing adapter for CUL3-mediated RhoA degradation protein 3 isoform X1 encodes MEEMSGESVVSSAVPAAATRTTSFKGTSPSSKYVKLNIGGALYYTTMQTLTKQDTMLKAMFSGRMEVLTDSEGWILIDRCGKHFGTILNYLRDGAVPLPESRREIEELLAEAKYYLVQGLVDECQAALQQNKDAYEPFCKVPVITSSKEEQKLIATSNKPAVKLLYNRSNNKYSYTSNSDDNMLKNIELFDKLSLRFNGRVLFIKDVIGDEICCWSFYGQGRKIAEVCCTSIVYATEKKQTKVEFPEARIYEETLNILLYESQDGRGPDNALLEATGGAAGRSHHLEEDEERERIERVRRIHIKRPDDRAHLHQ; translated from the exons ATG GAAGAGATGTCGGGAGAAAGTGTGGTGAGCTCAGCAGTGCCGGCAGCTGCCACCCGCACCACGTCCTTCAAAGGAACGAGCCCGAGCTCCAAGTATGTCAAGCTGAACATCGGCGGGGCTCTGTACTACACCACCATGCAGACGCTGACCAAGCAGGACACCATGCTCAAGGCCATGTTCAGCGGGAGAATGGAGGTTCTGACAGACAGCGAAG gctggatCCTGATTGACCGCTGTGGGAAACATTTTGGGACAATCCTGAACTATCTGCGTGACGGTGCTGTGCCGCTCCCCGAGAGCCGCAGAGAGATAGAAGAGCTCTTGGCTGAAGCCAAGTACTACCTGGTGCAGGGGCTGGTAGACGAGTGCCAGGCAGCCTTGCAG CAGAACAAAGATGCATATGAACCATTCTGCAAGGTACCAGTCATCACATCTTCCAAGGAAGAGCAAAAACTTATAGCCACTTCTAACAAG cCAGCAGTGAAGTTGCTATACAACAGAAGCAACAACAAATATTCCTATACCAG CAACTCTGACGACAACATGCTGAAAAACATCGAGCTATTTGATAAGCTGTCCTTGAGGTTTAATGGGAGAGTGCTCTTTATAAAAGATGTGATTGGAGACGAGATCTGCTGCTGGTCTTTCTACGGGCAGGGACGGAAGATTGCTGAAGTCTGTTGCACTTCCATTGTTTATGCTactgagaaaaaacagacaaag GTGGAGTTCCCAGAAGCCCGCATTTATGAGGAGACGCTGAACATTCTGCTGTACGAGTCTCAGGATGGCAGGGGACCCGACAACGCGCTCCTGGAAGCCACAGGAGGGGCAGCTGGCCGCTCCCATCACctggaggaagatgaggagCGAGAGCGCATCGAACGCGTGCGAAGGATCCACATTAAACGTCCGGATGACAGAGCCCATCTGCACCAGTGA